One Synechococcus sp. CC9605 genomic window carries:
- a CDS encoding ABC transporter permease, whose protein sequence is MGRARDLSRYSATRLALAPLMLWLIASLVFLLLRVAPGDPVDAVLGSRAPAAAKAAMRARLGLDQSLLDQYLSYLNGLIHGDLGQALINQEPVRTIIGKTLPASLELSVIALAVAAVVGLSIGFSGIARPEGKIDLGGRLYGLGTYALPPFWVAMLVQLVFAVSLSWLPVGGRFPPSILPPEGSGFFLLDSALQNNWAAFRGTVRHLILPAGTLALLLSGTFTTALRLNLRRTLRGDHVEAARSRGLSERQVILRHGLPNALLPVLTIAGITVASLIGGALLIEVTFSWPGIALRLQEAINQRDYPVVQGIVVVIAALVVLVSVAVDLLVAALDPRVRY, encoded by the coding sequence ATGGGACGCGCCCGAGACCTCTCCCGCTACAGCGCCACCCGCCTCGCCCTGGCGCCATTGATGTTGTGGCTGATCGCCAGCCTGGTGTTCCTGTTGCTGCGCGTCGCCCCAGGGGATCCCGTGGATGCGGTGCTCGGCAGCCGGGCTCCCGCTGCCGCCAAAGCCGCCATGCGGGCTCGGCTGGGCCTGGATCAATCGTTGCTGGATCAGTACCTCAGCTATCTCAACGGATTGATCCATGGCGACCTAGGGCAAGCCCTGATCAACCAGGAGCCGGTTCGAACCATCATCGGCAAAACCCTGCCCGCCAGCCTGGAACTGAGCGTCATCGCCCTGGCTGTCGCTGCTGTGGTGGGGCTGAGCATTGGATTCAGCGGAATCGCCCGGCCCGAGGGAAAGATTGACCTGGGAGGTCGCCTCTATGGATTGGGCACCTATGCCCTGCCGCCCTTCTGGGTGGCCATGCTGGTGCAGCTGGTGTTCGCCGTCAGCCTGAGCTGGTTGCCGGTGGGTGGACGCTTCCCCCCCAGCATTCTCCCCCCCGAGGGCAGCGGATTTTTCCTGCTGGACAGCGCTCTGCAGAACAACTGGGCCGCCTTCCGAGGCACTGTGCGTCACCTGATCCTGCCCGCAGGAACCCTGGCCCTGCTGCTCAGCGGCACCTTCACAACCGCTCTGCGCCTGAACCTGCGACGCACCCTGCGCGGCGACCACGTGGAAGCGGCCCGCAGCCGCGGCCTGAGTGAGCGTCAGGTGATCCTTCGCCACGGACTGCCCAATGCCTTGCTGCCGGTGCTCACCATCGCTGGCATCACCGTGGCCTCGTTGATTGGTGGGGCCTTACTGATTGAAGTGACCTTTTCCTGGCCAGGCATTGCCCTGCGCCTTCAGGAAGCCATCAACCAGAGGGACTACCCCGTCGTTCAGGGGATCGTGGTGGTGATCGCAGCCTTGGTGGTGCTTGTGAGTGTTGCCGTTGACCTGCTGGTGGCCGCCCTCGATCCTCGGGTGCGTTACTGA